The DNA sequence GCTGCGATCAGGGTGGCACGCCGGGCCTCCTCGATCGAGGTGAGCACCGGGTCCTCGGCGTTGGCCTCCTCGTCGGGGAAGTAGATCCGCGTGACCAGTCGCACCAGCATGCCCCGGCAGAACACCGACACGTTGAGGTGGGGTGCCTCCCGGCCGCCCCCGGCCGCGGGCAGCGGGCCGGGTTTGACGGTCAGCAGCGAGTACCGCCCCTCGGGGTCCGTGGCGCTGCGGCCGAAGCCGCGGAAATCCTTCCAGCGCACCGCGCCGCGCGGGTCGTCGGGGTGGTCGAACCGGCCGTCGGGGTCGGCCTGCCACGTCTCGACCACGGCGTCCGGCACCGGCGCACCCGCGCCGTCGTACACCGTGCCACCGATCCGGACCGCGCCGGGCGTGCCCTCGGGCACCACGAACGGTCCGTCGGGCCACACCAGGCCGAACGAGAAGAACGGGCCGACGGTCTGCGACGGCGTGGTCTGGAGCCCGGCGTGCGAGTCACTCATCGTCGTCGTCCTCTTCCTCCAACGGGGTGGGGTTCTTCCCCCGCAGCACGATGTCCCACTGGTAGCCCAACGCCCACTCCGGCACGGTCGTGGCCAGGTCGAACCGCGCCACCATGGCCTCGCGCGCCTTCGGGTCGCGGACCGAGTTGAAGATCGGGTCCTGGGCGAACAGCGGGTCGCCCGGGAAGTACATCTGGGTGATCAGCCGCTGGGTGAACGCGGTGCCGAACAGCGAGAAGTGGATGTGCGCGGGCCGCCACGCGTTGTCGTGGTTGCGCCACGGGTACGCGCCGGGCTGGATGGTGGTGAACGAGTAGCGGCCGTCGGCGCCGGTGACGGTGCGGCCGACGCCGGTGAAGTGGGGGTCCAGCGGCGCGGGGTGGCGGTCGAGGTCG is a window from the Saccharothrix saharensis genome containing:
- the pcaH gene encoding protocatechuate 3,4-dioxygenase subunit beta, producing MPTHQPHTYRPDTPSHPPVSFPEYRSNVLRAPHRPFVLLPQRLGEITGPLLGEGRVGPHDHDLTLGHDGEPQGQRIIVSGRVLDGDGRPVAGTLLEVWQANAGGRYRHDLDRHPAPLDPHFTGVGRTVTGADGRYSFTTIQPGAYPWRNHDNAWRPAHIHFSLFGTAFTQRLITQMYFPGDPLFAQDPIFNSVRDPKAREAMVARFDLATTVPEWALGYQWDIVLRGKNPTPLEEEDDDDE
- the pcaG gene encoding protocatechuate 3,4-dioxygenase subunit alpha; translation: MSDSHAGLQTTPSQTVGPFFSFGLVWPDGPFVVPEGTPGAVRIGGTVYDGAGAPVPDAVVETWQADPDGRFDHPDDPRGAVRWKDFRGFGRSATDPEGRYSLLTVKPGPLPAAGGGREAPHLNVSVFCRGMLVRLVTRIYFPDEEANAEDPVLTSIEEARRATLIAAIAGSEPPVTRPRGYRFDIHLQGEHETVFFDL